One Solanum pennellii chromosome 10, SPENNV200 genomic region harbors:
- the LOC107002294 gene encoding protein NRT1/ PTR FAMILY 4.5-like — translation MEEGTKFEYNSVRNCKIKGKGGFRASSFIYGFVALDNIGFVANMVSMVLYLSFKMHFDLSGSANTVTNLLGSTYLLSVIGGFISDTYLNRFNTIVIFGTAEILAWALMTIQARYSILQPKSNSLEGGIAVLFYVSVCLLALGTGGVRGALPALGADQFDEKNTKGAVGKYFNWLLLSSVSGSAIGVTIIVWVSTNKGWWMGFLISFVTTFLGFIIFVFGRPFYQLQLPAQTPPLTRILQVIVVAIRNRKLQLPDNPQQLYEKDSESSEPKIAHTNQFRCFDKAAIVPKSVEIREWRVCTVSEVEEVKIVTRMLPIIGSTIIMNTCLAQLQTFSVQQGYRMNRHFGSFEVPAPSVPVIPLLFMCILIPIYDLVFVPFARKITNHPSGVTQLQRVGVGLVLSIMSMGIAALVEIKRKNESLKNPLKPIHVFWLSFQYAIFGIADMFTLVGMLEFFYKEAPTGMRSLSTSFTWISLSFGYFLSSAFVDIINAVTKRVSSSKKGWLDGQDLDHNNLQLFYWFLSILSCLNFINYVYWACWYKYKSDDHQTSPDGNVLPKSASVSRVPFLKVDHVEN, via the exons ATG GAGGAAGGTACAAAGTTTGAGTACAATTCTGTAAGGAATTgcaaaattaaaggaaaaggtGGATTTAGAGCTTCTTCCTTCATCTATG GTTTTGTGGCATTAGACAATATTGGATTTGTAGCAAACATGGTGAGCATGGTACTATACTTGTCATTCAAGATGCATTTCGACTTGAGCGGTTCAGCCAACACGGTTACCAACTTGTTAGGCTCAACATATTTGCTCTCTGTAATTGGAGGTTTCATTTCTGATACTTACCTCAACAGATTCAACACCATAGTCATTTTTGGAACTGCTGAAATACTC GCATGGGCGTTGATGACGATTCAAGCTCGTTACTCAATTTTGCAACCAAAATCAAATTCATTAGAAGGTGGAATAGCAGTATTGTTTTATGTATCAGTGTGTTTGTTAGCATTGGGTACTGGTGGTGTAAGGGGAGCATTACCAGCATTGGGTGCAGATCAATTTGATGAGAAGAATACAAAAGGGGCAGTTGGAAAATACTTTAACTGGCTATTGTTAAGCTCAGTATCAGGTTCAGCTATTGGTGTAACAATTATTGTTTGGGTTAGCACTAATAAAGGGTGGTGGATGGGTTTTCTCATTAGTTTTGTTACTACTTTTCTtggtttcattatttttgtcTTTGGAAGGCCATTCTATCAACTTCAACTTCCTGCTCAAACCCCACCACTTACAAGGATACTCCag gtTATCGTTGTGGCGATCAGAAACCGAAAGTTGCAATTACCAGATAACCCTCAACAATTGTATGAGAAAGACTCAGAGTCATCAGAACCAAAAATTGCTCACACTAATCAATTCAG GTGTTTTGACAAAGCTGCAATTGTTCCAAAAAGTGTTGAAATAAGAGAATGGAGAGTTTGCACAGTGAGTGAAGTTGAAGAAGTGAAAATAGTAACAAGAATGTTGCCTATAATAGGGAGCACCATAATAATGAACACATGTTTAGCACAGCTTCAGACTTTCTCAGTCCAACAAGGTTATCGAATGAATCGTCATTTTGGTTCGTTTGAAGTACCTGCACCATCAGTACCAGTCATTCCATTGCTCTTCATGTGTATTCTCATACCTATTTATGATTTAGTATTCGTTCCATTTGCTCGTAAAATCACAAATCATCCCTCTGGAGTCACACAACTTCAACGTGTAGGCGTTGGATTAGTCTTATCTATCATGTCAATGGGTATAGCTGCATTGGTTGAGATAAAAAGGAAGAACGAATCATTGAAAAATCCATTGAAACCTATACATGTGTTTTGGTTATCATTCCAATATGCAATATTTGGTATTGCTGATATGTTTACATTAGTTGGAATGCTTGAGTTTTTCTACAAAGAAGCACCTACTGGAATGAGGTCACTTTCTACTTCATTTACATGGATTTCACTATCGTTTGGATACTTTTTGAGCAGTGCGTTTGTTGACATTATTAACGCAGTTACTAAAAGAGTTTCATCAAGTAAAAAAGGATGGTTGGATGGACAAGATTTGGATCATAACAATTTGCAACTTTTCTATTGGTTTTTGTCTATTCTAAGTTGCCTcaactttataaattatgtttattgGGCTTGTTGGTACAAGTATAAATCAGATGATCATCAGACTTCACCTGATGGTAATGTTTTGCCTAAATCAGCTTCTGTTAGTAGGGTGCCATTTCTCAAGGTAGATCATGTGGAGAATTAA
- the LOC107002295 gene encoding putative dual specificity protein phosphatase DSP8 isoform X1: MYIEELKEEGEVVNREEKFCDDTCEGPLAVSDTKRALVGAGARALFYPTLLYNVVRNKIQTEFRWWDRVDEFILLGAVPFPADVPRLKALGVAGVVTLNESYETLVSTSLYLDHDINHLVIPTRDYLFAPSDGDIDRAIEFIHIHTFNACDVEGNASCGKTTYVHCKAGRGRSTTIVLCYLVKHKDMTPETAYDYVRSIRPRVLLAPSQWQAVQAYYTRVKNTDNDVCRDDNSSKMLDFPAQKEVAVFDDGSVVLVSECDLDGYDESVESDLTRNEVLVDLNLACRGVQVARQAAISRLSYLWLRYHSTKKLGSIGVDIHVY, translated from the exons ATGTATATTGAAGAACTGAAGGAGGAGGGGGAAGTAGTTAACAGGGAAGAGAAGTTTTGTGATGATACTTGTGAAGGTCCATTGGCTGTTTCGGATACGAAAAGGGCTTTGGTTGGAGCGGGGGCTCGTGCTCTTTTTTATCCTACATTGCTGTATAATGTTGTGAGAAACAAGATTCAGACTGAGTTTCGATGGTGGGATAGGGTTGATGAG tTCATACTGTTAGGAGCTGTTCCATTTCCTGCTGATGTCCCTCGCTTGAAGGCTCTAGGTGTTGCTGGAGTGGTCACGTTGAATGAATCATATGAGACTTTGGTCTCAACATCATTATATCTT gATCATGACATCAATCACTTGGTGATTCCTACCAGAGACTATCTTTTTGCACCATCAGATGGAGATATTGACCGAGCTATAGAATTCATCCACA TTCATACTTTTAATGCATGTGACGTTGAAGGTAATGCATCTTGTGGGAAGACAACGTACGTACACTGTAAGGCCGGCCGTGGACGTAGTACAACCATTGTCCTTTGCTACCTG GTCAAACACAAGGACATGACACCTGAGACTGCTTATGATTATGTCAGATCCATCAGACCAAGGGTGTTGTTGGCCCCCTCTCAGTGGCAG GCTGTTCAAGCATACTACACAAGAGTAAAAAATACTGATAATGATGTTTGTAGAGATGATAATTCATCGAAAATGCTTGACTTTCCAGCTCAAAAAGAAGTTGCTGTCTTTGATGATGGCTCGGTTGTTCTAGTCTCTGAATGTGACCTTGATGGATACGATGAAAGTGTTGAGTCAGATCTAACACGTAACGAAGTGTTAGTGGATTTAAACCTTGCATGTAGAGGAGTTCAAGTTGCTCGCCAAGCAGCAATTTCTCGGCTTTCATACCTCTGGCTTCGCTATCATTCAACGAAGAAGCTGGGAAGTATTGGCGTTGACATCCATGTTTATTGA
- the LOC107002295 gene encoding putative dual specificity protein phosphatase DSP8 isoform X2, which produces MYIEELKEEGEVVNREEKFCDDTCEGPLAVSDTKRALVGAGARALFYPTLLYNVVRNKIQTEFRWWDRVDEFILLGAVPFPADVPRLKALGVAGVVTLNESYETLVSTSLYLDHDINHLVIPTRDYLFAPSDGDIDRAIEFIHSNASCGKTTYVHCKAGRGRSTTIVLCYLVKHKDMTPETAYDYVRSIRPRVLLAPSQWQAVQAYYTRVKNTDNDVCRDDNSSKMLDFPAQKEVAVFDDGSVVLVSECDLDGYDESVESDLTRNEVLVDLNLACRGVQVARQAAISRLSYLWLRYHSTKKLGSIGVDIHVY; this is translated from the exons ATGTATATTGAAGAACTGAAGGAGGAGGGGGAAGTAGTTAACAGGGAAGAGAAGTTTTGTGATGATACTTGTGAAGGTCCATTGGCTGTTTCGGATACGAAAAGGGCTTTGGTTGGAGCGGGGGCTCGTGCTCTTTTTTATCCTACATTGCTGTATAATGTTGTGAGAAACAAGATTCAGACTGAGTTTCGATGGTGGGATAGGGTTGATGAG tTCATACTGTTAGGAGCTGTTCCATTTCCTGCTGATGTCCCTCGCTTGAAGGCTCTAGGTGTTGCTGGAGTGGTCACGTTGAATGAATCATATGAGACTTTGGTCTCAACATCATTATATCTT gATCATGACATCAATCACTTGGTGATTCCTACCAGAGACTATCTTTTTGCACCATCAGATGGAGATATTGACCGAGCTATAGAATTCATCCACA GTAATGCATCTTGTGGGAAGACAACGTACGTACACTGTAAGGCCGGCCGTGGACGTAGTACAACCATTGTCCTTTGCTACCTG GTCAAACACAAGGACATGACACCTGAGACTGCTTATGATTATGTCAGATCCATCAGACCAAGGGTGTTGTTGGCCCCCTCTCAGTGGCAG GCTGTTCAAGCATACTACACAAGAGTAAAAAATACTGATAATGATGTTTGTAGAGATGATAATTCATCGAAAATGCTTGACTTTCCAGCTCAAAAAGAAGTTGCTGTCTTTGATGATGGCTCGGTTGTTCTAGTCTCTGAATGTGACCTTGATGGATACGATGAAAGTGTTGAGTCAGATCTAACACGTAACGAAGTGTTAGTGGATTTAAACCTTGCATGTAGAGGAGTTCAAGTTGCTCGCCAAGCAGCAATTTCTCGGCTTTCATACCTCTGGCTTCGCTATCATTCAACGAAGAAGCTGGGAAGTATTGGCGTTGACATCCATGTTTATTGA